CTGCTCCTTCATGCGAAGGGCTGTGGTTTGCCGCTTCCGCATGAGGAGTCATAAGGCTGTCCGCTACGAGTTCCGGTTGGCTCGGGCTGTACTGGACGATGATTGCTGGCGAGAATTGATGAAATAAATGTGGATGATGTCGCCGAGTATGCCGTACGACAGACCTTGCGAACCGTTCGCTTCCGCTTGACACTCGACGAGCTCCAGTAGACGTTTTGCTTCGACGCCATGAATATGCGAGATAAACAAAAACTTCCCCTCTGCAGCCGATGTACGCACAGTGCGCGCTGCCTAAACGGATTTATCAAGTGCCTCACGGACAGGTACTTCTTCCGGTTGCTTGGCAGCAGAAGCCGATAGATACTGTCCGATCGCAGCGGCAAACACATCATCCTCCTCCTCTAGCAAGCGCAGTCTCGGTGAGTCGGCCTCATACAGTTAGAAAGCTCCCTCCGAGAGAGCAGCTTACCGAAGgacagagagaaaactactgTGGAATCTTGCGAAATGAGTTCCTTCATGGCGCCTGTAGTTTTGACTGTGGCGTAAGTCTCAAGAAATCGCATAGGTGCCTCGAGGCACTTCTTAGGCAAATAAAGAACGAATATGGTTGTTAATGTGTTGGTTGATTATAGCAGTTGTTACCTGGCCGACTGTGGTAGCAATATGCAGGCATGCTTTGGCAATTTTCTCTGGGGTTCGGTTTTTGTGAGGGGCCATAGTTGCAGCCGCCTGGCCAGATAGCTGGTCGACAGTCTCAGTGTCGGCTTTAGGCGGCGAAGGTGACCTATGCCGGTACCCCACACCTTCCCCCGTCTcaccagcagctgctgacgGTAGTGGAGGTTTGCACGGCGAATAAGGAGTGACGGCTGAGGCTGAGTCCTCCTCGCTGAATGACTTTAACAGCTCGTTGCGCCTCTTGGCCAGGAAAATGTCAAGAGAGGTGGCCAACGGCAAATTACTTGAGCCCTCGGTGCCCCATTTATGGTAACGCACCATACATCTCAGCAATGCGTTGAGCTCAGTAGCCGGAAGTTCCTGTCAAAGAGTCGGCTCGGCTGTGGGAACGGCTGTCACGATTGTTTACACCGCTCACCTCCATGCAGGAGGAGAAGCAATTGACCTCTCCTGTCGGCAGGACAGCTGCCTCAGGGCACTGGTGAAACAGTTTCAGGCTGTAGATGCACACCAGCAGAATCGGAGTGACCATCAAGTTACCATAAGGAATTTCGTCAAGCAACAGTACCCCCCTGCAGGCGGAGATGGAACGGTAGGCTTTCTTGGCGACTGACAGATAAGAACGTACCGCAGGTATCGGTGGATCTCCTTGACCGCCGGCATTCGGCTTGCCACGCAAACGGTAGCCACGAGAAATTCCCTCCCCAATGCATAGCTCTCGCCATCTTCTTGGACGATAAAGCCCCAACAAGAATGTCACTATTTATTATCTTTGGTGCTTTAGCATGATCAGCCAGCACACGGGACGGTGTGTTTTCGTATGTCTTTGTTGAAGGAGTTACTGTGTAGAGACACCGGGCAAAAATCTGTGTCATGCGTCACCGATGGAAAAAGTGGAATTGTCCTGATTTCCATCTCACAGTGATGAAGCCGGAATATCTAGTTACACCTGTTGTATCACAACTTGTGAAGTGAGTacctgtcgctgctgcgcttcgcggcgaTGGCGGACAGAACTCTCCTACTACTATCCTTTCAGTGAGTGCATAGGGGAACGCTGCTGTCTGACTTCAAGAGGAACTGTTACCCCACGTGTAACCGCTGTATATGACCCTGTATTAGCGATGTCTGTGACGCCAGGTTCTGACGAATAGGCGATAGACAACCCAGGGGCAGCATAACGACGCTTTGGCACACGAACGCCCAGAAAGTTTGTCACCCGCCGGTAATGGCCTGAGCCACACGCCAGAATTGAGCAAGCACGCTGACGAAGTCTAGCGGGGCACCCGACGCTTTAAAGTCAGAACAGCTAGAATCTGAACATTGGCAACCTCTCCAGCGACACCGCGACTGATCCGCCAAGCGAATGGCGCTGTCATGCGGTATCCATGTCAGTGAGATCGGCAGTTGCGCTTAAAACAGCTATTTTTCCAATTGCGCAGTGCATTCCGCAAGACAAGCACTTTTTCCGCTCTATACGACAAGTTTGTACATACTTCACTCATCACCAGTATATAATACCTTTTGCGTTGTTTTGTCTTCGACCGTGTCAACTACACAAGACTTCCTTCACGGGCTCGACCTGTACAACAGAAGGAGATACAACTACCACCATGAGTATATGATGCAGTTTCCACTGTTTGATCTCTGGCCGTGTCAACCCTCCAATCACACAATACTTCCGTTGCGGCAGAAGGGAACTAGCTTCCCGTGCCGGAAACTGGAACTCTgttcgtcgtcttcaccCAGTAGTGTCACCATCCTCATTACGCTCGAGCCATGACGAACCACCTCGACCCTATTGGATGCCCTGATAATCCAGGAGCTCCTCCTCACGACAACGCTCTGACTTTGATGGAAAATCTGTTGCAAGGCAGACCGGAGGAACAGGTCGCTGATGAATGCCTCCGCGATCCTGCTGGATCTTTAATGCGGCGTCTGTCCACCAGCACGTGGGCAAGTGAACTCGATTACTCTCAAGATTCCACTGCAGCCAGCGGTGCACCTGCAGGCACGTCGGGCCTACCACCACCTCTGGATATGGGGGTTAGGGTCAATCAAGTTTCCTTGGGAGATATTGGTTTCTACGGGATCCCACTCTCGGGGTTAGACCTCTGGACTACGGATCAGTTCGCAAATTCTGGGGTGGGACTAGCTGGCGTCGATGCGCTGTCTCAGTCGAATGGGGCCGCCCAGCTGGATGCGGGCACTAGGGAACTTCCTAATAATTTGTCGTACTTTCTTTCtagagaggcagcgccggagCCCGTGGCGGCAGGTGTACAAGTTCCACCGGGGTCGTCTCCTGATGTATCTGCGCTGCAACAGGCTGAGCCCTTGGTAACTACTCCGTGCGACTGTAGCGAGAGGGAATCGCGGCGACACCGTGGCAGCAGTCATCCGCTTCACGCGGTCTTCCAAAAGCAATCCTCAGAGCAGTCGTTGCGTAAGCGCATACGCATCCCAGAGCCGGGGCCCAACGCTGATCCGGCCGAGAGCGCTGATTATATGTGTGGGCCGCCGAAGGTCGGAAGCATCGCAAATACCGCAGAAGAACGACAGGAAACCGAGCAGCCTTATGCGCTGTTACCCTTTGATCCAGCCAGGGCGTTCGAGACTCTATCGCTGGAGCAACCCTGTATTCGATACCAGCGTTTTTATGACCAGCTAGGTCGGGCAGGCGGCCGGCGTGACGATCAGGAGGCATTGCCTTATCACGACCCAGCCCCGTTGGTGGATGTGAAATATGAGACCGTGAACCTTGGAGAATATGACATGTGTGAGGTTGTCGTGAGCTGGCACTTGCCACGCTTGACGGCGTCACCGGATCGGCCAGCAGATGCTGTTCCCATACGGCGGGTGTTCGGAATCAACGCGGGCATGACACTTTTCAACCTCCATCGGATCATATGCATCTCGATGGGGCTTTCAGACGACGTAAGCGATGAACGCACTGTCAGTCTTGCTGGCATCCAGTTCCATCGGGGGTTTGCTCATAAAAGTCTTGGTGTATTCGTTTGTGTAATGCATATCAAGCGGTGCGCGTCACTACCACGTCTTCAGCAAAGCGCGATTTACAAGACCACGCCCATTGCTGATGCATATGCATGTCCCTGTCTGGTTTCTTCTTCAGTCACAGGCGTCCGCTTTCAACCATGTTTGGGTTCTGCCGAGTAATAACACATACGGAGGAGGACCCCTGACAAAGTCTCGCGCTAGCAGAGTCGCTCGTGTAAAGGTCACAACGGACCGGGCTGTTGAGTACAGGCACAGCATCACGGTGTCGCTCGACAGTAGCTCCCGGGTGGTTGCGACGCCGGAATCAGTTCTCCTTTACGTCCTGGGATGCGTCCAGCTTCACGTGCAGCTCGCCGGAGTCATGAGGAACAGGACAAAGCAGAATTCACTCATATGGGTGAGGGGTCGAGGTTGTCCTTGAGAATCGACACGCCCCGGTTGCTTGGCTCACGAAACAACTAACAGGCCTTGTGTGCTACCCCTGCTACTGCGGGCTCTGTATGCTCAGGTCCCCCGCTGCATCGCCAATGGAACGTATGGCACGGGGCCACCTTCTGGAACAGACTGGAATAGCTCCGCAGAGATCTGCAACCATATCCCTTCTTTTCAGGTCGATGTGCATAAAATAAACACGTAAGGCTGGCAGAAATAGAAGACAACACCTGACTGTCGTGGTTTCTTACACACAACGCTGTCGCATCTCACGAACTATGCTTTCGAAAATATTTCCGTTATTAGATCCCTCGAGTGCCGTCTTGCTTCGTGGGGTGGGCTCTCGATCGTCTTGGCTGTCTATGCGGTGTATTGCGTCTCAGGCAGTTTATTGACACTCGGTTCTCAAAAAATACGTCATTTTCAAGACGTACGAAGATGATCCGCGCGGAGGTACGATTGAAGGAGAACGGTTTCGCGACCACTCGGTGAAAATTGGTTCCGCTCTTCCATAAGTTCGCAAACGGAGGCCCTTGCCCCGGTGTCGTGTTCAGTCTAGATGCAGCTCAAAGCGTTGCGACTACTGTGCTTCCTCATGTGCCGCAGGGGATCGATGAAGATATTCTGCGGTGCTATAGCGAGTCCATTCACGACTTCTGGCAGGATCCAGAGCGGGTTCGGGACCTTTCTGTGCGAGTGACACGCCAGTCGATGAGTGGCACGAAACGCAGGTGTCTGGAAAGCCGCAGATCGCAAAGAAGCCTCGAGCACGAGGAATACTGCGAAGATGGCTCACACGCGCAGGAGCACGCGACTCCTTCTGCCGAGCTCTTGGCGTGGGCACATGCCTGCGAGCCTGCAGTGGCAGCTGACCAGCCGGCGCTTGGGTCTCTTGCCTGGCACGACTCGCCCGCGCCATTTCAGCCTTTCGTATCTTTTCCGAGTTTCGACGTGGCTCACTACGCGGATCTCCAAGGCGATCCATCAACGTTTCTCGGCATCTCCTCATGCCCCAGTCCTTTCGTTTCGCTGCCCTTTCCGTTCCCGTTCAGTAGCGATACCATcccctcgtctcctccgtcgccttccacAGTAGCGCCCCTAGCTCAGACGTGCGTGCCCCACGAGAATCTGAAGGAGGAATCTGGAGCTGCACACGCTGTCAAACCTTCTGAGGACTCCAGCAGCATCTGCGCGGTGGCCGAACCCCCGAACGCGGGTGTCTCAGCGAACGTAGAGAGGGCCGGTGCGAGTCACGGTGTGCGGCGGAATCGCCGGGCTACGAAGAAGACTGCGCAAGGCAACACCGCCAACGACGCTCAGGCTCCGGCGGAGACTCCGGACCCCGACCTCACACCTGCCTTggacgctgccgcgctctCCCTTCCCCAACCTTCCAGTCTCGGTGCATCTCACACACAAGACGGCGCCCTTTCAAAAACTCTGTGTGAGACGCGCACAGCGTGGGGCAGCGACCCTTCTCCAGAAGGGTCCTGCTGCTCGACTGATCCGGGTGACCGCGATGTCGCGGATATTCACTTGCTAACAGGTTCACTTCAGGAAGACTCCAAGGGAGTCTCCTTCTCATGTCTTCCAGGCTTCGCCGAATCCGGGGACTCAAGCCAGCTCACAGGTGATCAAggtgtcgccgccgctgaccGGCCTTCGATCCCGCAACTTTGGAGCACTGTCCAATTTGTCTTGAGAGATGATGGGAGCAAAACACTAGAACCGAAGAACCCAGAGGTTCGGACTGCATGCTAAACGGATGAGTCCCGTCTCTTGcgttctcttcctctctggaAGAGATACACCAACAATGTCATTATCTGTCTTCCTTGACTTTTGCGTAAAAAGAGTTTTGACTCAACACTTTCCGTGTCTCACTGCATGTCACTCGCGCGCCTCATGTGAGTTGCTCCGTGTCAACTGGAGTTAGAATCCTGACCACGGATACTTTCGTGGCGGGTACTGTGTCACGCATATGCCGAAGTGCCACTGCCTTCTTCTACATCAATATGCTTCATGCTGCGCTTTGTGCCAACCACTCCTCAAGGTCTTCTCAAAATCAGATACAGCAGTTCTCGTTACTCAAGAGAAGGGCTGAAGGAGACTAAAACGCTAGGCAATCCCCATTGCAAGCACTGAGCCCACGTTCTGAGAGCAAGCAGTTGCCGTGGCTATGTAGTCACGGAGTCAGCGTATGGTAAGATCTCTCACTGCGCACTACGCTGAGGGGCTCAATCTATGCCCCCATCCACGCGCCGAATATGGCTCTGTCGACAGAGTCAAAGGCTGCCTTCGACGGTCGTTGTCCGTCTCTCACAGCTTGATGTTGAGAGGCATCTCCTCAGAAATGGACCTCATGACGTCGTCTGGATCACGTGCGCCTGGCTGGTCTTTGAGGCTTTTCACTTCCGCCTGTAGCTGCCGGAGTTTGTCCTCTAAAGACCTTCTCACGACATCGAGTCGCAGCTCGGTGTCCTGCTGTGCCATTGCCCAACACCTACAATCACACAATAGTATAAACATATATCCATACAGTGGACTCCTGGTTTAGATCTGGAAGGTCTTTGTATTCTCAGCGTTCTGCGTCCCGCTTGGATTCATGCATGCCAGACGCGAGTAGCCCCTATTTATGAGCTGTGGCGTAACGCCGATGACACAGATGGAAGCGTCTCTTTTACTTGCATTAAACGCCAGTCGGTTTCGTAGCATACTGACCGCAGAGAGCCCCGCCTGTACGTCAAGGTGAAAAGGACCACCGCTGAGCTACTCCCAAGCTACGAGTCTGGGCGATCGTAAGATAAAACCGCGGGGACGAAATCCAAATGACTGGCGCCACATAGAGGAAAACCTCATGCTGCGCACCCGGACCAAAACGCATCGGTGCAACTGAATCCATGCAGTGCCCACTCACCTGGCTCGGGCATCTATGTGATGATCCATGGCACAGAAAGACACCCATTCGCCGATGTCTTGCTCAGTGGCGCCGGAAGTCTCATTGATGAATTCGTCCACTTTGTCCTCCAAGCGCGGCCGCAGTGACACGAGATGGGCTTGGTGCATTTTCCCTTCTAGCTTCCTGAAGAAATCGATCAGATGTATACGatacacgcatatacatCGAGTGTCAGGTGTCATATATGGGGTATGCGAAATCGCGTCTCTCGAACCTCTCCCCTGCCGTCGCTTCATGGAAGTACTGTGAAACAGGAAAATCACGCCAGTATAGATACGTGAACACGTTAAGGTCTCTGTCACGTCCATTTTCACAAACCAAGATGAGGACTCTGAAGTGATGCTTGACCCAGAATCTCATCTCTGCTCGCGCTATTACCGGCATCGACACGCCAGACATGAGGCATCTACCGCCGTCTTCCTTTCAATGCACAGACGTATCCCGGTCGATGCTCTCGAGACGTTGAAGCACGCCAAGCAAAACTGCGCGGCTCCTTTTCTGAGGAACGCTTACCGGAAAAGAAGCTCCGTCTTGTTTACGCGGTCGTACAAGCTATACAGTGCCTTGATATTTTCGCGTGACACCAGAGGGTTCACAAAGCCTTCTCGTCTGCTCTCGTCCCTGTGTGGCAGTACGCGAACCTGCGATCCGCCACACATACCGACAAGCACCCAGCTGTACAGAGCGGAAGGAAACAGCTTCTTCTAGTATACGTGCCAGCGACAAGTGATTCATCACCCTTTTCCGCTGGCTGCTAACGCCAAACCTTTGTTTCCTACagtgcagaggcgcccgccgcttgCCAGGCAGCGCGTAGAGAGATGTCAGCCAAATGTCTTGCAATCGGCGCCATACGCAGGCCAAgacacagcagcaggcgaaggTCGGGTTGTTTCAAGTCGTCGTGTGGGACTCGCACCTCGTTTAGGTCGTTTACCACTGTATGATACGCTAAAGCGTtccattcaggtacgatatgaagcgggGTTAGCCGGgaaaccggttcactggtgAGGAGTTATCCGGGTGCGATAGTGCAACAAAGCTGCGATAAGCGTCGTTGATTcaggctgccgcgtctcACGCCGAGGCAGCCATGATTCGAGCGGCTCTATGCGCGTACCCGGAAGTTCGTTTCGGATGCCTCTAGCACAGAGACGATTTTCACGCGCCCCATGATTCGCAGCCCAATTTCGCCGCTCTTGTCCAGCATGTGGATCTCCGTCGGCTCCGCGATCGCGCCGTATCCAATGAGCATGTAGTCGTCTTTGGTGCCTTGTcccgaaggcggcggtccCGTCAGCGCGCTGCGTCCTTCCTGCGGCTGGTCAATCTCcacgtcgccttcctcccggTAGTCCACGTACCCCAAAAAGATCGTCGCCGATCGCGTCGCCCGCATATGCCGCACGATACGCTCGCGCTCACGAAGCGGCAGCTGGACCACAGTCTTCTGCCCCGGAGACTGAAAAAAGCAGAAGCCAGAACACAAAAAAAAAGATCACACGTCTTCACTCTGTGCAGAGAATGCGCCGAGGCGCCACAGCTTGCACACGcgtccacgcgcgccgcctgccgccgcgaacgcACGACACTCGCGCTGATTCAGCGGGGGAACACAAAGCTGAATCTCAGGGTCTCCTCGGAGAGTAGGCCTCTGCCACGGAGCACACTGACTTTCTGTACAGTGTCTCGTCGTGTCTCGCGAGCCACAGAGACCGCTTGCTGGAcgcggccgctctcgcgtGCATCTGGGCTAAAAAGGAGACCCTCTGTCGACCCCTGCCTCAGCCGCAatcctctccccccccgaCCCCCACCTCATCCCCCCAGATGTCACCGAGGCATCGTGCCtcccgtcgccggcgtccttCGGCGTTTGCgagttcgccgtcgctgcttACGATGGCGGCAGTTTCGTCGAGTTTGGTGACCAGCATGTCGACGTCGCGTTCGTCGTTCTGCGGCCACGCCTGGATGTAGGCGCCAGCCTTGTAGATcccctcgcgcagcagcgtctgcatCTGCCCCAGAGGCCCGCTGGGGTCGATTTCCATTCTGCGCCCTGCGAGGGACATGTCCGACGTCAGCGGCCCTGGGCGCACGGGgtctgctggcgcaggcaccggcgcagagggcgagctgTACGGAGGCGCGCCCACCGCGGCAGAGCCGGCGAAGCGGGAGAGTGCCGACGAGCCGCTAGAAGCCGCGAATATATTTGCCGCGTCTCCGAGGGCAGGCAGACCCGGATCGGCTACTTCGGCACGCCCTGGGAACGCCCCAAGaggcgcctcgaggcgcgcagagcccgcagccgcatcgccggcgtcgcggctgtcCCCCGACACGACCAGCCGGCCGTCTGAGGCGCGGACCGACCGCAGGGCGCCTGACCACGAGGCCCCTGGGGCagggagaagcggcgggcggctgccAAGCTTGAAAACCGAAGAGACGCCCAGCGGAGAGAAAGGTGAGCGAGAGGAGTGGGGCATACTAGACGGCAATCCAGCGTGAACAAAGGACGAACTTCGAGTCGAGAGGCGACTTGAATTCTGTGCGGAGGAAtcgagacagagagcgccggagggcgagaggatGAAACAGGTCGGATGCGCAGACCCcacaggaggcgccggcagcgaaggAATCCTTTGGGCTCCGTtgcgcagacacgcagctGGGCACGCGGGCGAAGATGCTGCGTCAGAAGCGCCTTGGGGAGCGGCGGGCGTTTTGATGTTCCCGGGGAACAGACAGCGGACGCAGTTCATCGAGTTCGACGCCTCCGCTGACGTGATGGAGAAGGGCGGTTGCGGCGCGAAAGGTCTCCCCTccaggcgtctgcctcctccccAACGAGCGAAGAAAGCAGCGTTTGAGCAAGGGGTAGCGTGCGATAGAGCGACCGCACACACCGGCAGAAGAGCCCAaaccgccgccagcgaacgGAGGCGCGCATACAGTCTACGCAGCTCCGACAGGGCCAGTGCACGAGACGTCATGACTATTTACGCAGATAGTGAAAACCGAGTCAGAACGAAGGAAAACATATTTTCAGCAAACAGCGGCTGAAGGCATCCCGAGGTGACGTGGGACGACGTGGGTCCAACAAACCGCCGAAGTTGCCATCGACCCTGAACGCTCGGAATCCGCAGGCCTCCTGGGGGAAAGCTGGTGTTTTACCGGTGGTTCTTACAGCGCACGCATGACGATTTGAGTGTCTCTTGAACAGAGAGCGGCACTGCATACATGCTCTCGTATCCCACGTGGGCGACAAGACAAATACAATGGTGTGCAGAGTTGTACAACTGGAGTAGGCAGTGCTGAAGACAGGTGATGCGCATGGAATGGAATTTTTTTCGAGACAAAACACGCGTCGACAGGAACATGGGCACAGTACACGTTTACCGAAGAAAAAGCATACAAAAGGCATATAGATTCTTTCGTATCAGGATTCTTACTTGGGCCGAAATGACATCGTGCCTGGAGGGGGTAGGTCTCCTCAGGTTCATGGATCTccgcagagctgcagcgcacgAGAAACCAGTAGACAACGGTTCTTTATTCTGTACAGGGCTGATGAAGCAGCCGAGACATCAAAAGGA
The Besnoitia besnoiti strain Bb-Ger1 chromosome VIII, whole genome shotgun sequence genome window above contains:
- a CDS encoding hypothetical protein (encoded by transcript BESB_082470), coding for MTNHLDPIGCPDNPGAPPHDNALTLMENLLQGRPEEQVADECLRDPAGSLMRRLSTSTWASELDYSQDSTAASGAPAGTSGLPPPLDMGVRVNQVSLGDIGFYGIPLSGLDLWTTDQFANSGVGLAGVDALSQSNGAAQLDAGTRELPNNLSYFLSREAAPEPVAAGVQVPPGSSPDVSALQQAEPLVTTPCDCSERESRRHRGSSHPLHAVFQKQSSEQSLRKRIRIPEPGPNADPAESADYMCGPPKVGSIANTAEERQETEQPYALLPFDPARAFETLSLEQPCIRYQRFYDQLGRAGGRRDDQEALPYHDPAPLVDVKYETVNLGEYDMCEVVVSWHLPRLTASPDRPADAVPIRRVFGINAGMTLFNLHRIICISMGLSDDSQASAFNHVWVLPSNNTYGGGPLTKSRASRVARVKVTTDRAVEYRHSITVSLDSSSRVVATPESVLLYVLGCVQLHVQLAGVMRNRTKQNSLIWVPRCIANGTYGTGPPSGTDWNSSAEICNHIPSFQVDVHKINTQFIDTRFSKNTSFSRRTKMIRAEGIDEDILRCYSESIHDFWQDPERVRDLSVRVTRQSMSGTKRRCLESRRSQRSLEHEEYCEDGSHAQEHATPSAELLAWAHACEPAVAADQPALGSLAWHDSPAPFQPFVSFPSFDVAHYADLQGDPSTFLGISSCPSPFVSLPFPFPFSSDTIPSSPPSPSTVAPLAQTCVPHENLKEESGAAHAVKPSEDSSSICAVAEPPNAGVSANVERAGASHGVRRNRRATKKTAQGNTANDAQAPAETPDPDLTPALDAAALSLPQPSSLGASHTQDGALSKTLCETRTAWGSDPSPEGSCCSTDPGDRDVADIHLLTGSLQEDSKGVSFSCLPGFAESGDSSQLTGDQGVAAADRPSIPQLWSTVQFVLRDDGSKTLEPKNPEVRTAC
- a CDS encoding hypothetical protein (encoded by transcript BESB_082480); this encodes MTSRALALSELRRLYARLRSLAAVWALLPVCAVALSHATPCSNAAFFARWGGGRRLEGRPFAPQPPFSITSAEASNSMNCVRCLFPGNIKTPAAPQGASDAASSPACPAACLRNGAQRIPSLPAPPVGSAHPTCFILSPSGALCLDSSAQNSSRLSTRSSSFVHAGLPSSMPHSSRSPFSPLGVSSVFKLGSRPPLLPAPGASWSGALRSVRASDGRLVVSGDSRDAGDAAAGSARLEAPLGAGSSALSRFAGSAAVGAPPYSSPSAPVPAPADPVRPGPLTSDMSLAGRRMEIDPSGPLGQMQTLLREGIYKAGAYIQAWPQNDERDVDMLVTKLDETAAISPGQKTVVQLPLRERERIVRHMRATRSATIFLGYVDYREEGDVEIDQPQEGRSALTGPPPSGQGTKDDYMLIGYGAIAEPTEIHMLDKSGEIGLRIMGRVKIVSVLEASETNFRVRVLPHRDESRREGFVNPLVSRENIKALYSLYDRVNKTELLFRKLEGKMHQAHLVSLRPRLEDKVDEFINETSGATEQDIGEWVSFCAMDHHIDARARCWAMAQQDTELRLDVVRRSLEDKLRQLQAEVKSLKDQPGARDPDDVMRSISEEMPLNIKL